Genomic DNA from Paenibacillus borealis:
ATCAAGTTGTATGGCGGGCTGCACGAAACGAACCATAACAAATAACGATTAAATATTAGCCATTATTAATATAACAATGGGCTCGATCAAATTAACATTCCAAGTGTAGCCAACGCACCGGATCCGATCAACGAATTTTCATAGTGGAATTAACGAGATTAATCATTAAGGGACCAAGTTCTTGCCCTTTACTCCAGACAAGAACTTGGTCTCTTTGCCGATTTAATTAATGTCTGTTGGGATAGCGATTCTGGTAAGGTTCATTCCATCAATGTTCTTTCCTGAGCTACAGTATCCTGAAAGATTATTGACGTTTATACAACCCTCTCTAGCAAGATCCCCACTTGACTTGCCATGACTTCAGGCGGATAAGGCATTCCTTTCGAGATCCACCATTCCACGATCCCTACGAATGCGGTTCCCATAAAGCAGCCCATAATCTCTTCATTTAATCCGTGATTTTTCTCTTCGTTTACATCTACCTCAGCTTTGTATTCTTCAATTAGAAATTCAAGGAACCGCGTACGAAAAGAAGGGGCTCCTTTACTCGCTAACATCGTTGAAAAAAACAAATAATTACGCTCAAAGTATTCGAAGTAGACCAGATTAGCATCTCGCCAATCCAATTCACATACATATCCGTTCATTTCCCGCATTTCGTTAATATATTCTTCAATGAGTTTATCCAATAGATCGAATTTATCCGTGTAATGAAGATATATTGTTGCCCTGTGAACATTTGCCCTATCAGAAATATCCTGAATGGTAATGCTATCAAAACTTTTTTCAGACATCAGTCCAATAACAGCTTTCTTTATCGCTTCCTGCGATTTGAGTATTCTTCTATCTACTTTTGACATGGTTAGGCTCACCATTCTTTCTTAAATAATCGACATTTAATGATAATTTGTAGATTAATCGACAGATATCATTATTTTAACGATTGTAACCAGCTCAATTCTATATATTATTATACACATGTCGTCTAATCGATCAATATCGATTATATACTGGAAATGTTGTTTTCATTCCAAATCAATCGAATTTCATAGAAATAAACAATAAGAGAGGAATTAACATCATGAGATTAATCGAAAATAGAACATTTGAGGGTGAACGGCCGTTATTCAAAATTTCCGATATACACATTGAAGACAGCGAGTTTCTGCCTGGGGAATCTGCAATAAAAGAAAGTAGCAATGTGCACGTATCTCGTTGTCGTTTCTCAAGTAAATATCCATTTTGGCATAATAAAAATATAGAAATTAAGGATAGCTATTTCTCTGAAGGTAGCCGCGCAGCTATTTGGTATACAAATGGGGTCGTCATGAACAACTGCAAAGTGGATGCCCCCAAGATATTTAGAGATGCCAGCAATATCAACATTGTCAAAACAATTATGGATACGAATGCAACCTTATGGGACTGTTACAATGTGAGCATTTTTGATTCGGAATTCAAGGGCAACTATTTGTTATTGCATGGCAACAATATCGAAATTAATAACTTCAGATTAGACGGTGATTACTCCTTTCAGCATGTGAAACAAGGGGTGATTAGGAATAGCATGATCCTATCCAAGGATGCACTTTGGAACACAGAAGATATCACGGTATATGATTCCATACTCGAAGGAGAATACTTAGGGTGGTATTCCAAAAATTTGAGACTCGTAAATTGTAAAATTATCGGGACACAGCCTTTGTGCTATGCAGAAAACCTGATTTTAGAAAACTGTGAGATGATCAATACCGACTTGAGCTTTGAGTATACAACCGTTCAGGCTGAAATCATAAATACCCTGGATAGTGTGAAGAATCCCATTAGCGGCGTCATAAAGGCAGAAGGCATTAAAACATTGGTACTAGACGATCCGGAACTAAACCTATCAAACCTGCAAATTATAACAAATGCTAAGATCGAGTCACTTTAAGGAGGCTAATTGTGTGAAGTATGATTTTGACCAAATAATTAATCGGAAACATACAAATAGTGCGAAATGGGATACGGACAACGGATTCGATACTTTACCGATGTGGGTAGCCGATATGGACTTTACAACCGCAGAACCGATTATAAAAGCTCTAGAAGAACGAGCGCGGCATGGGATTTTTGGATATGCAAGTATACCGGATGCTTATTATGAAGCGGAGGTTCACTGGTGGGAGAGACGCCATCATTTCACAATCCATAAGGAATGGATCGAAGTTAGTACCGGTGTTATACCCTCGCTTTCAGCGATCGTTCAAGCCTTTACAGAGGCTGGAGATCAAGTATTGATTCAATCCCCTATTTACAACTATTTCAATACCTCTATAACGAATAACGGCTGTCATGTCGTTGTCAATGAACTCAAGCACAATGGCGATACCTATGAAATTGATTTCGATGATTTTGAACAAAAGGCTTCCCATGAAAAAGTTAAACTCTTTATTCTCTGTAATCCTCACAATCCTGTTGGAAGAGTATGGAGCAGAGCGGAGATGCTGCGATTAGCCGAAATATGTTTACGGCATAACGTAGTAGTTGTGTCTGATGAAATTCATAGGGATTTGGTATATACAGATAATCATTTCACTCCTTTTGCCTCAATGGGTGAAGAGTTTCTAATGAACTCAATAACATGCACGGCACCTAGCAAAACCTTCAATCTTGCTGGACTTAAAACATCTAATATTATATCGGCAAACGAAGAATTCAGAAAAAAAGTCAACCGGTCACTTAATGTTAATGAGGCCATTGAACCTAATGTTTTTGGAATTGAAGCTTTAATTGCCGCTTATAACAATGGGGAAGAATGGTTAGATCAATTGCTGGATTATCTTGCAGGGAACAGGGATTACATCATGTCTTTTATAAAAGAAAGACTGCCTGACTTAAGGGCTCTACTCCCAGAGGCAACTTATTTAATCTGGATCGATTGCCGGAGTCTTGGTATCCCTTCAACAGAGTTGAGTAAGAAGCTATTGGAAGAAGGACAACTAAGAATAAATGAAGGCCTCATCTATGGCGATACAGGAGAGGGATTTATCCGCATAAATATTGCTTGTCCAAGAGTGCTATTGCATAAGGGACTAGAAAGACTCGAGCAGGTTGTGAAATCAATTCACTGCAATTTATCAGGGAACCTGTAATTCATAGAGGGGAGAATCATACATGAAAAAAACACTTGTGTATCTGCTGGTATTATTCCTGCTGAAAATAACAATGCCACTCCACTCGTTACAGGTGAGCAGAAAATACTCATAGCGTACTTTTCCCGCGTCGGTAATACAGATTTCGATTCAAATATAGATGCCGTTACCAGCGCAAGTCTAAACCTCCAAGACAGCGTGCTTGCTGGGAATACGGAAATTATCGCGGATATGATCCAGAAAGCGATAGGCGGAGAGCTGTTCCTCATTTCAACTGCAAATAAATTCCCGGCCAATTATGACACGGTTGTAGATTTGGGCCAGCAGCAGAAGGAGGGTATACAACGATCAACGACCCTGAGAATCCTGAGTGGGTAAAGAAAAACGGGAAAATTGAAGGGGTTGGATTGAAGTCCAGCGACATCACCGATGCTGTAGCCTATGCCATTAGCACACCAGATAGTGTCGCGGTAAGCGAAATCCTGATTCGCCCAACGAACCAAGTTGTCTAACTGAATGAAGTCAACGATATGCTGCAGAGATTACCATTGAACTATTCTTAAATCAAAGAGAGGTCTAACAAAATGAATCCAAAAGATATCTTTGAACGTGAGAAATCAGGTGAACTGATTTCTCTGGATGATCCGGAATATTATAAAATCCGGGAGGTCATTAACAAAGCACAACAAATCACCTTTGAATTAAATAGCTCATCCTATGAAGCTGAAAGGGTTAGAAGTTTATTCTCGAAGTTAACGGGAGCAGAAATCGATGACACATTCGATCTCCTTCCGCCGTTCTACACCGACTTCGGCAGAAATATCAGGGTAGGGAAAAATGTATTTATCAATCACGCTTGTTCGTTTATGGATAGAGGTGGGATTACAATCGAAGATCATGTTCTCATCGGACCGAAAGTGAATTTGATTACCATTAACCACCCGCTGAATCCCGCTCAAAGACAATCTACAATTTGCACCCCTATCGTAATAAAAAGAAATGCCTGGATAGGCATCGGTGCCATGGTGATGCCTGGTGTTACGATTGGAGAAAATTCGATCGTATCCGCCGGCGCTGTGGTCACGAAAGACGTTCCGCCGAATACGGTTGTGGCAGGCGTTCCGGCAAAAATGATAAAGCAGATAGATTAGAAAGTAAAAGAGTATTGTGAAATAACTTTTTGCGCTCCCTCTCGAGTTCTGGAGAACGGCACAAAAATCAATATGCATTTCGGTGATGTGATCATCCCTGGCACACTGAACGACAGCATTACAGCACAGGACTTAATATCCAAGCTGCCTTATACCGTGCATGTAAACCGCTATTCCCACGACTTCTGCGGCGTAATGGATGATCCGCTGGAGTTCAGTGAAGAAGATGTTCATTACGGGTGGCTCAATGGTGACATTGACTTTGCCACTGATGCAGATTATTTCACTATTCTTTTTGAAGATGATGGAAAGAAGTCTGAGCAATATGGTTACCAGGTGAACATCGGAAAAATTGACATTGAATTATCGGTAATAAGCCAACTGACCGGAAGCTATGATGTACTGATCGAACTGGCAGATTAATGGGTACCTCTCCTTCATGAGCTAGCCGTGAACGGTTAGCTCGAACGGGTAATTTTTTGAAAGGAGGTGCAACATGCGTCAAGTCTTAAGTGTACTGTTATGCACTTGGTTTATATTTGCATTGGCAGCC
This window encodes:
- a CDS encoding TetR/AcrR family transcriptional regulator gives rise to the protein MSKVDRRILKSQEAIKKAVIGLMSEKSFDSITIQDISDRANVHRATIYLHYTDKFDLLDKLIEEYINEMREMNGYVCELDWRDANLVYFEYFERNYLFFSTMLASKGAPSFRTRFLEFLIEEYKAEVDVNEEKNHGLNEEIMGCFMGTAFVGIVEWWISKGMPYPPEVMASQVGILLERVV
- a CDS encoding DUF3737 family protein — encoded protein: MRLIENRTFEGERPLFKISDIHIEDSEFLPGESAIKESSNVHVSRCRFSSKYPFWHNKNIEIKDSYFSEGSRAAIWYTNGVVMNNCKVDAPKIFRDASNINIVKTIMDTNATLWDCYNVSIFDSEFKGNYLLLHGNNIEINNFRLDGDYSFQHVKQGVIRNSMILSKDALWNTEDITVYDSILEGEYLGWYSKNLRLVNCKIIGTQPLCYAENLILENCEMINTDLSFEYTTVQAEIINTLDSVKNPISGVIKAEGIKTLVLDDPELNLSNLQIITNAKIESL
- a CDS encoding MalY/PatB family protein produces the protein MKYDFDQIINRKHTNSAKWDTDNGFDTLPMWVADMDFTTAEPIIKALEERARHGIFGYASIPDAYYEAEVHWWERRHHFTIHKEWIEVSTGVIPSLSAIVQAFTEAGDQVLIQSPIYNYFNTSITNNGCHVVVNELKHNGDTYEIDFDDFEQKASHEKVKLFILCNPHNPVGRVWSRAEMLRLAEICLRHNVVVVSDEIHRDLVYTDNHFTPFASMGEEFLMNSITCTAPSKTFNLAGLKTSNIISANEEFRKKVNRSLNVNEAIEPNVFGIEALIAAYNNGEEWLDQLLDYLAGNRDYIMSFIKERLPDLRALLPEATYLIWIDCRSLGIPSTELSKKLLEEGQLRINEGLIYGDTGEGFIRINIACPRVLLHKGLERLEQVVKSIHCNLSGNL
- a CDS encoding sugar O-acetyltransferase; translated protein: MNPKDIFEREKSGELISLDDPEYYKIREVINKAQQITFELNSSSYEAERVRSLFSKLTGAEIDDTFDLLPPFYTDFGRNIRVGKNVFINHACSFMDRGGITIEDHVLIGPKVNLITINHPLNPAQRQSTICTPIVIKRNAWIGIGAMVMPGVTIGENSIVSAGAVVTKDVPPNTVVAGVPAKMIKQID
- a CDS encoding cyclophilin-like fold protein: MHFGDVIIPGTLNDSITAQDLISKLPYTVHVNRYSHDFCGVMDDPLEFSEEDVHYGWLNGDIDFATDADYFTILFEDDGKKSEQYGYQVNIGKIDIELSVISQLTGSYDVLIELAD